The window TTTTAGAACGTCAACATATACGTCATAGGGATAAATGCCAGTCACCTTAATACCATCTTGCTCTTCTAGTTGGTTAAAGAGAACAATAGCTGGAATTTGATCAACATTCATTTCTTGCGTTAATTTCAGGTCACATTGCAAAGCCTTTTTGGCTCCCGTACTTTGCAGGTCACGTGAAAATTCTTCTACGTCTAAACAAGATTCACTAGCACATTCAACTAGGACTTTACTGTCAGAGATATTTTTCTTTTTTAAAAATACATATTCTTGCAGTTTTCGCAAAAAGCGGACACCAGCTTTTCTACCCTGGAGTTCAGCCGCTTTAATGGATAACGAGGCCAACCATGGAGAATCAATAGGGTTCTCTAACCAAACATCTCCATCGCAACTCATTCCCGTACGGTTGGCTGTTTTTTCCCATGCTTGCGCAAGTTTTGAAGGCTTTGACAGCTTCTCCGCATTTAGATGAGTTAATTTTCCGCTGACGATTGGTCTTAAAGTAAAGTATTTCCCGTATTCGATGGTGAGTTTTTTTAGAATGGGTTCAAGTGACCAGCACTCTGGGCATAAGGGATCAATAAAAACATAAACTTCTACTGGTTTTTTTAATAAATCAAAAAACCCATATTGAGTGTTCGTTTGATTCCCTTGTCCAGATGTCCCAGAATTCTTTATACTCACATCAATTCTCCTTTCATTTCTCTGGTGTGTTAATCATATGTTGAGCGGTGTGTGTTAGCCTTTGAAAAATGATTTCGTTGTAAGGTTCAGGTATGTTTGCTTCCGTAATTGCTTTTTCCATGCACTCTAGCCATGCATCCCTTCTTGAAGGAGTGATGGCGAAAGGTAAGTGCCTCGCTCGTAACATTGGATGGCCATGCTCTTCAGTATATAAAGCAGGTCCCCCTAGAAATTGTGTAAGAAATAGTTTTTGTTTTCGTGCTGTCTCAGTTAAATCGTTTGGAAAAATTGGAATCAGGGTTGGGTGTTCCTGTACATAACCGTAGAAGCTATCTACTAACTTCTCCAATTTTTGAGCTCCCCCGATTGCCTCGTATAAGGTTTGTTCCATGGAGCTAATACTTCCTTTCTTCCTTTTTATAAATGGTATATTAATGTAATGACCATTTATAGTACTTCCTAAGTTTTCTAGTTGTACATGTTGTTTTCATTTTAGCAACCAAAACTCTTTGGAGCAAATGTTACGTTTTATCTGTACTATAATAGATTAATTTATCTTGCATGAAATGGCAGCCAACCATGAAGCAAGCTGCACCAACAAGGATGAAAAATTTAATGTTTTATTTTCATGGCAGTAATGCCCCCACATCAAGTCTTAAGTGAAACGAAAAGAGTAAGTGGGGGATGAACCCGTAAAAGTCCGATTGGTTCAAGGGCCTCTAGGTGTCATACCCTTGAGTGCTAACAATCAGTGAGGAACTGCCACTGATTGATGTTTCACTTTATTTTGTTAGTTGAGTATAAAAACGTTCTATTTTATTTGAAGTTTTTTGTTTTAAAATCTTATATTTACTTAAGAGTTGTTCAAAATCTTTGAGACCTTGTTCTTTTTGTGGAACTTCAAATTCTAACTCGTAATCAATGACTCCTAGATATTGGTTTTTATCAAGAACTAGAAGGCCGTTTGGAATTTCTTTTTCCAGCCTTTCAGTCTCTAGTTCACCTAGATAATGTAACTGTTCTAGATCAACTTCCATATCCGACAATCTGGCTTTCACTTCATTCGAGGGGCCAAATCCGTTTTTCAGCCATACCTCGGCATCTTTTTGATCTAATGTTTCATTGGTTTCTAATAAACCATCTGGATGTGGTTCCTTAAGGGTGAGAACCCATTTGTTTTCTTTTTGTCGAATACGCAATGCACTTTGGTTTGCTTTTAACTTAAGATCAGAGGTTTCAAAGTAATGATTAACTTGATGAAAGGGTTCCTGATCCGCTATGTTAAAGGCTTGAATCAAATGATCATATTCCTTTTTTGTCAAAAGATTTTTAAATTCAATTTCAAGTTCTTGAGCCAATGGAAGGACCTCCTTCAGTCTTTAGCCGTTTCTTATTATTCAGAATATCCGGCAAAAATGCAATTAATATGTGCTGATAGTAGAGAAGGTGATCCTAGTAATGATATGATAAAATGTGATTGTGCAAGTTAAGAGGCGGGGTGAAAGATATGAATTGGGATATTATATTAACTCCCTATAAGCAGGCAGTTGATGAGCTGAAAATAAAATTAAGAGGAATGCGTGTCCAGTTTGAATTTGAAAGACAACATTCACCTATAGAGTTTGTAACCGGTCGTGTTAAACCTGTATCTAGTATTATTGAAAAGGCTATGCGTAAAAATATACCTATTGAAAAAGTAGAAGAAGAAATTCAAGATATTGCTGGTCTTCGTATTGTTTGTCAGTTTGTAGAAGATATATACATGATTGTGGACATGTTGCGTACAAGAAATGATTTTTCTATTGTAGAAGAAAAAGACTATGTAAGTGAAAAAAAAGATAGCGGTTATCGCTCTTATCATGTCATTATAAAGTACCCTGTTCAAACTATTCACGGAGAAAAGCATATTCTTGCTGAAATCCAAATCCGTACGTTGGCCATGAATTTTTGGGCTATTAATGAACATTCCTTAAATTATAAATATGAGGGACAGATCCCTGAAAATATTCAATCTAGATTAAAACGGGCAGCAGAGGCCGCCTTTCGTTTGGATGAGGAGATGTCCATTATCCGCTATGAAATTCAAGAAGCCCGAAGAGAATTTATGGTTAGACCGAGAAGGGAATAATAACTAGGGACGGAGGAGTTTTTAATGAAATTTGCTATTACTTCTAGAGGAGATACTTCCTCTGATGAAATAAAAGAAAGAATGAAGAACTATCTGACAGAGTTTAAACTGGACTATGATGAAAAGGATCCTGACCTTGTCATTTCAGTTGGAGGAGACGGTACATTACTCGAGGCTTTCCACACCTATACTCACCGACTAGACAGAACCGCCTTTATTGGTGTACATACAGGACACTTGGGGTTCTATGCTGATTGGCAACCAAAGGAGCTAGAACGGCTTATTATTGAAATCACTCAGTCTCCTTTTCAAGTAGTAGAATATCCATTGTTAGAAATTATTATCAGGCCTGAGGATGGAGGGCAAGAAGACCATTTTCTTGCTTTAAATGAATGCTCTGTTAAAACAACTGAGGGATCGGTAGTTCTTGACGTATTAATTCGTGGAGAACATTTTGAAACGTTTAGAGGGGACGGATTATGCATATCTACACCTTCTGGAAGTACCGCTTATAATAAAGCTTTAGGTGGGGCCATCATACATCCTGCAATAGATGCTATTCAAATCACGGAAATGGCATCTATCAACAATCGTGTGTTTAGAACTGTTGGATCACCTTTAATACTACCGAACCATCACACTTGTGTTTTGAAGCCAAAGAATGATCGGAGCTTCTTATTAACCATAGACCACATAACGAAGACTTACGAGCATGTACATTCTATTCAGTGTCGCGTTTCCAAGGAAAGAATACGCTTTGCTCGATTTCGTCCATTTCCATTTTGGAAAAGAGTCCATGACTCCTTTATACAAGATGGAGGAGAAGAATGACATGCAATGGGTAATTTTAAAAGAACAAGAGGGAATGCTCGTTCGTGAATACCTGCTTGAAGTACAACATCTTTCTCGAAGTCTTCTAACAGCAATTAAGAAAAATGGAGACATTCTAGTAAACGGAAAACATGTTACTGTCAGATATGCACTTTCCTATGGAGATCAAATTGAGATTTTCTTTCCACCGGAGACTCATGGCAAGGCCTTGCAACCGGAATTTGATCCCATCCAAATTATTTTCGAGGATCAAGATGTCCTAGTTATTTGGAAAGAGCCTGGAATCCCAACTATTCCTTCTAGAGAGCATCCTACTGGAACACTTGCGCATTTTGTTCTTGGGTATTATAAAACGCACGAAATTCCCTATACTTTTCATGTAGTGACTAGATTGGATAAGGATACATCCGGATTGGTTCTTATTGCAAAACACCGTTACTCCCATGGAAGGCTTTCTGAACTTCATCAGAAGGGGGAAGTCAAACGAAGGTATCAAGCTATTGTGGAAGGTTTTGTGGAACAAGATGTGGGAACGATAGACGAGCCCATTTCTAGACATCCAGAATCTATTATCCAGAGAATGGTTTCACCAGACGGGCAAAGAGCGACCACTCACTATAAAGTGATAAAAAGAGGAGAGATGGAAGGAGACAAGATGAGTCTTCTAGAGATAGAATTGGAAACAGGACGTACCCATCAAATTCGTGTCCATTTTTCTTTTATTGGTCATCCATTATTAGGGGATGATTTATATGGAGGACGCGGAAATTGGATTCAGCGTCAGGCGCTCCATTGTTATTCCTTGCGATTTACTCATCCTTTTACAGGTGAAACAAAAAAGTTCCACATTCCCTTACAGGAGGATATGGAACAAATCGGTGAGCGCCTGTAATTGTCAGGCATCAAATGTCTTGAATTTTTCTGGGACTTCTTCTTGGTAGGATGGAACAGAGACAATATTTTCTTCGGGGAGTTGAAAAGCTGTCAACTTCCCTCCAAATACACAACCTGTATCTATGTTCATGGTCTTTCCAATTACTCGTGGCTCACGAACAGGAGTATGACCATAAATGATCCAATCTCCACCAGTATCCTCTTCTGCCCAGTCTAATCTTTCTGGCATTCCATTAGGCAAGGTTTTCCCTGTTATATCTCCATAAAAAACAAAAGTCTCCACTCTTTTCCCTTTTTTGCCTATCATATCACGTTTAATACCGGCATGAGCTACTACGGCATTCACCTCTGGTAATTGAAGATATAGGGGAGCCGTCTCATACAATGTTATAAACTCTTCCTTAACCTCTTTCTGATCCCTAGGAGAGAGTTCTTCCCATTCTGCAACAGTCGTCTCTAGTCCATGCTGTTGTTTTACAGGATTTCCTAGAAAAAAACGATACAATTTGTTGCAATGATTTCCCGGGATATATTTTCCTCGGTTTTCCTCAATGACCAACTTATATACGAGGCGCATTACTTCAATGGATTTTGGTCCTCTATCGGTAAGGTCCCCTAAAAAAACGGGAACTCGTGAAGCATGTTTTGGTAAATGGTCTTCAAAAGAATATCCCATTTTTTTGAAGAGATCCATAAGTTCATCATAACAACCGTGAACATCACCAATAATATCGATTTTCAAAATTCTCATCCTTTCTTAAGAGAGATGTAAAAGTACACTTTCAGTCAAGAAAAAAGGAAAGCTAAAAGTAGCTTTCCCATACTAATCAAACATATAAACTTTAGTCCTTGATCGAACGTTTAGCACAATTCCTATAGCAATCATATAGGTAACCAATGAGCTACCACCGTAGCTAATGAAAGGGAGTGGAAGACCGGTAATAGGTAGTAACTGGATGGACATTCCTATATTTTGAAATACTTGGAAAGTAAACATTCCGATGAATCCCGTACACAAAAAACTACCAAATGGATCATTGCTTTCGAGTGCAGTGTCTATGATCCGATAAATCATTAAGAAAAAGAGCGTCACAACAATACTTGCTCCTAAAAATCCAAACTGTTCAGCGATAGCAGTAAAAATCATGTCTGTATGCCGCTCAGGAATATAGACCTCAATATTGCTGATTCCCTTCCCAAATAATTGACCTGAACCTATCGCAAGCATAGCTTTGATTAACTGCAAGCCATATGAACTAGCATATTCTTGAGGGGATAACCAGCCATAGAAACGAACAAATGCATGTTTATAATCCGAATTCCGAGTAAGATTTAGAACTAAATCTGGAAAAAAGTAATAAATTCCGATTGCTCCAGAAACAAGGATGGCTACTGAGCCAAATAGGATTAATAAAAATCGCCAACGTATACCTGAGACAAGAAGCATAGAGGCAACAATTGCGCTTATTACAAGGGCTCCCCCAAGGTCCGGCTGCTTGGCTATTAAACCTAAAGGGATAATAGCTATGACAAATATTTTAAGGAGTAACCAGAAATCATCCTTTACTCGCGGTTGAGGAAATTTTTCTTGATGTCCAACGATAACATGACTCAAGGTGATAACAATAAAGACTTTCATAAATTCCGCTGGCTGGAAGGTCCCAATTCCTGGGATTTCATACCAACCTGTAGCGCCATTAAGCGTTTTGACATAGGCAGATGGAACGTTAAATTCTAATCCCAATAATAAAAGAATGCCTATTGCATAAATAATCCAAGTTAAATTTCGTAAACGATCATAATCTAAAAGCATGATAAAACCAATGGCCACTGCACCAAGGGCATACCATGTTAATTGTTGCGTTACGAAATTAATATTGTCATATTTGGCAGGCAGATATGGATCAATGGAGTATAACGTAAAAGCACTTATTGCACCTAGAGATAAAATGATCATAATTAAGAAATAATCTATCTTCATGGATGGTGTTTGTTTTTCCATATATATCCCTTTCTAATCTCAATAATTATTGGAAAAGTAGAACCCGAATAAGTCCTACCTATAGTACTCTTCCTTGTGGTAAAGTTTAAATAATAAAGTGAATCTTCCATCAGTGGGGGCTTCATCCCTCACCTACTCCTCTTGTATTACTTAAAATTTGAGGTAGGGGCATCACTTCCATGGAAATAAAACATTAAATTTTTCATCCTTGTTGGTGGAGCTGCTTCATGGTTGGCTACCCGTTCATGCGGGTTAAAATACCCTTTATAAGTTTACACCATTCTTGCCTACATTTCACGATAGTTATTATATTTTCGACAAATCCTTCTATTAACCTATAATCTTTGACAACAAAGCAATTTCTTTATAAGCTATTAAAGTCTTTTTTGTACTATCAGCTATTTATAACTTTAGTTGGTTGGTAGTACGTGAAAAAAATCCATTAGGACTTGCACTCCAGAGTATGAGGGCTTCTAAGAAAGCAAATACGCTTTCAAGAATCCTTTAACGATAAGCCAAGTTTTTCTAAATGAAATTCTACTAGGAGGGATTGAAATGGAACATCTAGAAGAGAATGAACGCCATCAACTATGGAGAAACTTACAGGATGCTTTACTTAATGATCAGATGAATCAATTTAGAGAAGCCTTTCTAGAAATGCATCCCTATGATCAGGCGAAAATTTTTGCAGAGCAACCAGAGGAAATTCGATTCCAAATCTATGCGTATCTCTCTCCTACAGAAATGGCTAAAATGGTGGAGCATTTA of the Bacillaceae bacterium S4-13-56 genome contains:
- the prpE gene encoding bis(5'-nucleosyl)-tetraphosphatase PrpE — protein: MKIDIIGDVHGCYDELMDLFKKMGYSFEDHLPKHASRVPVFLGDLTDRGPKSIEVMRLVYKLVIEENRGKYIPGNHCNKLYRFFLGNPVKQQHGLETTVAEWEELSPRDQKEVKEEFITLYETAPLYLQLPEVNAVVAHAGIKRDMIGKKGKRVETFVFYGDITGKTLPNGMPERLDWAEEDTGGDWIIYGHTPVREPRVIGKTMNIDTGCVFGGKLTAFQLPEENIVSVPSYQEEVPEKFKTFDA
- a CDS encoding GTP pyrophosphokinase family protein; the protein is MNWDIILTPYKQAVDELKIKLRGMRVQFEFERQHSPIEFVTGRVKPVSSIIEKAMRKNIPIEKVEEEIQDIAGLRIVCQFVEDIYMIVDMLRTRNDFSIVEEKDYVSEKKDSGYRSYHVIIKYPVQTIHGEKHILAEIQIRTLAMNFWAINEHSLNYKYEGQIPENIQSRLKRAAEAAFRLDEEMSIIRYEIQEARREFMVRPRRE
- a CDS encoding RluA family pseudouridine synthase; the protein is MQWVILKEQEGMLVREYLLEVQHLSRSLLTAIKKNGDILVNGKHVTVRYALSYGDQIEIFFPPETHGKALQPEFDPIQIIFEDQDVLVIWKEPGIPTIPSREHPTGTLAHFVLGYYKTHEIPYTFHVVTRLDKDTSGLVLIAKHRYSHGRLSELHQKGEVKRRYQAIVEGFVEQDVGTIDEPISRHPESIIQRMVSPDGQRATTHYKVIKRGEMEGDKMSLLEIELETGRTHQIRVHFSFIGHPLLGDDLYGGRGNWIQRQALHCYSLRFTHPFTGETKKFHIPLQEDMEQIGERL
- a CDS encoding NAD kinase — encoded protein: MKFAITSRGDTSSDEIKERMKNYLTEFKLDYDEKDPDLVISVGGDGTLLEAFHTYTHRLDRTAFIGVHTGHLGFYADWQPKELERLIIEITQSPFQVVEYPLLEIIIRPEDGGQEDHFLALNECSVKTTEGSVVLDVLIRGEHFETFRGDGLCISTPSGSTAYNKALGGAIIHPAIDAIQITEMASINNRVFRTVGSPLILPNHHTCVLKPKNDRSFLLTIDHITKTYEHVHSIQCRVSKERIRFARFRPFPFWKRVHDSFIQDGGEE
- a CDS encoding globin, translating into MEQTLYEAIGGAQKLEKLVDSFYGYVQEHPTLIPIFPNDLTETARKQKLFLTQFLGGPALYTEEHGHPMLRARHLPFAITPSRRDAWLECMEKAITEANIPEPYNEIIFQRLTHTAQHMINTPEK
- a CDS encoding ClpXP adapter SpxH family protein, with the translated sequence MKNSGTSGQGNQTNTQYGFFDLLKKPVEVYVFIDPLCPECWSLEPILKKLTIEYGKYFTLRPIVSGKLTHLNAEKLSKPSKLAQAWEKTANRTGMSCDGDVWLENPIDSPWLASLSIKAAELQGRKAGVRFLRKLQEYVFLKKKNISDSKVLVECASESCLDVEEFSRDLQSTGAKKALQCDLKLTQEMNVDQIPAIVLFNQLEEQDGIKVTGIYPYDVYVDVLKEILAKKIIPSKKPPLEEFLQHYRFVASKEISVVYDWSEAETEKEMKKLLLLQKVEKVPVKHGTFWRYVL
- a CDS encoding CYTH domain-containing protein; its protein translation is MAQELEIEFKNLLTKKEYDHLIQAFNIADQEPFHQVNHYFETSDLKLKANQSALRIRQKENKWVLTLKEPHPDGLLETNETLDQKDAEVWLKNGFGPSNEVKARLSDMEVDLEQLHYLGELETERLEKEIPNGLLVLDKNQYLGVIDYELEFEVPQKEQGLKDFEQLLSKYKILKQKTSNKIERFYTQLTK
- a CDS encoding FtsW/RodA/SpoVE family cell cycle protein codes for the protein MEKQTPSMKIDYFLIMIILSLGAISAFTLYSIDPYLPAKYDNINFVTQQLTWYALGAVAIGFIMLLDYDRLRNLTWIIYAIGILLLLGLEFNVPSAYVKTLNGATGWYEIPGIGTFQPAEFMKVFIVITLSHVIVGHQEKFPQPRVKDDFWLLLKIFVIAIIPLGLIAKQPDLGGALVISAIVASMLLVSGIRWRFLLILFGSVAILVSGAIGIYYFFPDLVLNLTRNSDYKHAFVRFYGWLSPQEYASSYGLQLIKAMLAIGSGQLFGKGISNIEVYIPERHTDMIFTAIAEQFGFLGASIVVTLFFLMIYRIIDTALESNDPFGSFLCTGFIGMFTFQVFQNIGMSIQLLPITGLPLPFISYGGSSLVTYMIAIGIVLNVRSRTKVYMFD